In the Malania oleifera isolate guangnan ecotype guangnan chromosome 1, ASM2987363v1, whole genome shotgun sequence genome, one interval contains:
- the LOC131159682 gene encoding receptor-like protein EIX2 → MDAHPTTILVVVLVLFSWVGAVSFSFGNPNAIHCRAEEREALLEFKNGLRDPSNRLSSWVREDCCRWRGVHCDNTTSHVLHLNLHNPINFNINHFSIDGFDNYGSHFDAFMRSRLSGNISGSLLQWKHLRRLDLSCNDFGGLKIPEFFGSLASLTHLNLSTAGFIGSIPPRIGNLLSLRYLYLGCNSIAFSDGNNNDLYVT, encoded by the coding sequence ATGGATGCACACCCAACAACAATTTTGGTGGTTGTTCTGGTGCTGTTTTCTTGGGTTGGGGCAGTGAGTTTCTCTTTTGGAAATCCAAATGCCATCCATTGTAGGGCAGAGGAAAGAGAAGCCCTTCTCGAGTTTAAAAATGGTCTCAGGGATCCTTCCAACCGCCTCTCTTCGTGGGTACGCGAAGATTGTTGCAGGTGGAGAGGAGTTCACTGTGACAACACTACCAGTCATGTTCTCCATCTCAACCTCCACAATCCAATCAACTTTAATATTAATCATTTTTCTATTGATGGCTTTGACAATTATGGTTCTCATTTTGATGCTTTCATGAGGTCCAGGTTGAGTGGGAACATAAGTGGTTCATTGTTGCAGTGGAAGCATCTCCGGCGCTTAGACTTGAGTTGCAATGATTTTGGAGGACTTAAAATTCCAGAGTTCTTTGGTTCCCTTGCTTCTCTCACACATCTTAACCTGTCTACGGCAGGATTTATTGGCTCCATTCCACCTCGGATTGGGAATCTTTTAAGTTTGCGTTATCTTTATCTTGGCTGCAATTCTATTGCTTTTTCGGATGGAAATAATAATGATTTGTACGTTACTTAA